The nucleotide sequence GCAAACGCTTTTCAGGCTATCGATCAGGGTTTTGGTTTTGTCTCTAAATTCCAGCTCTACCACGTGCGTGCTCCGGTATTAAATTCGTTCAGGTACTCTGTGACAATCAGGCGGTTAATCTCCGTCGCTGCCTGTGCCGTCAGGGTAATATGGTGTCGGTCTTCAAAGTGTTCGATCACGCATGACACCATCTGCTGTTCAAAGTAACTCTCATTGTTCAGGATCTGGCTGTTGTTCAGTACTTTTTCATCCGCATCGCGCTTGATGTCAGACAGGGCTTCAAAGATTTTGCGCTCCGGCGCGCTAAGTCCGCCGCGTTCCTGCAACCGCTTGTGGGTGCGTGCATACTTGGCATCGCCCCGGTACTTCTGGCGCAGCAGGGTGTTCTGGCGGTTCAGCTCTTTGATGCGGTCATGAATTTTATTGAGTGTGCTAATATTCGCAACCATTTCATCCTGGGTGACGTCGCTGAGTTTCTTTTTCTTAAACAGGCGCTCCAGCTCTTCTTTCAGGGTGATGAACTGCGGGTCTTGCGGGTCAAAATTGCTGGCCAGCGCTTCGCGGGTGCGGCGCAGCGTGTCTTTCAGCTTGTCGGCCAGCACCAGTTCTTCTTCGCCGATTTTAACGAATTTGAAGATGACTTCTTCCAGCGCCCGGTTCAGCAGGTTTGAGGTATCAGCACCTTGTTCCAGGTCCGCTTGCAGATTCAGCAGGTCAAGGTGGTGACTGGCTTCACGGTACAACAGGTTAAGTTTGCTGAAATCCAGTGCCTGAAGAAATTCGATATTGCCTTGCAGGCGAATCAGGTTATACAGGCTTTTGGCATTGGCTAAGGCGTTTTTCAGCGCCAGCATCGTTTGCCGGTCCTGAATCTGGTTGATTTGGTCGGTAAAGATTTCCGCATTGTCGGTATCAAAATGGAACAGCACATCTTTGATGTGGTCGATTTCCTGACGGATCTCTTCCTGAGATTTGAACAGCCGGGAATAGTGCGCCATTTCGTCGCCCAGTTCGGACTGAAGCTCCTCGAAATAGGCTTTATTGGTGGCATCGAATTCCTGGCGAATATCGGCAAAATCCACCACGTAGCCGTAGCGGAAATGTTTGTAGGGGCGGTTGACGCGGGTCAGCGCCTGGAGCAGGTTGTGCCTGCGAATGACTCGGCCCAGATAGAGCTTTTTCAGGCGTCTGGCATCAAAACCGGTTAGCAACATATTGTAAACAAAAAGTAAATCGATTTTCCCAGCCTTGAACTCATCCACCCAGTCTTTGCGTTGCTGCCTGGTTCCCACATCATGCAGGATCAGGGCGGCACGTTTGATGCTGCGTTTTTCCCTGGCGGTGGCCATATAGGCGGCGCTCGGTTCAGCGGCGTGTGCTGGCGTTATCTCGTTTTCTGCCTCCAGCATCGCGGGTGGTGGTGCATCGTCTGCGTGACTGGCGTTAAACAAGGCAAACATTTGTTTCGCCTGTTCCGAACTATCGCAGATCACCATGCCACCGATGGTGTCATCATTGTGCGCGCCCCGGCTGTTGGCAAAATCGGTGGTGATGTAGTCCAGCATCGGTTTAACGAAACTTACGTGGGCATACACCTGCTTGCGGTCCACATCCCCCATTCTGACTTCAACGTCTTTCAACGCCTGTTGTAGCACCATGCGGTAATTGGTGGCGATCTCTTCCCGGATCAGGCGCAAGGTATAACCGTCTGCGATGGAGGCGTTGTAATAGTATTTGTGGAGGTAACCGCCAAACAGGTCGCGGGAGTTGTAGTCGGTTCCCAGTAACGGTGTTCCCGTCAGGCCAATTTTGATGGCATGGGTGTCCGACTGGCTTAAGTTGGCAAGAAAGCTACCTTCCGGGTTATAGCTACGGTGAACTTCATCCAGAAAGTACACCCGCTGAATATTCACATCGTAATCCTGTGTGGCGATGACATTCGCGTCGTCTTTAAATTTTTGGATGTTGACGACGGTAATCTCCGCTTTCCCCTGATGATTGTGGAGCACCTGGGTGGCTTTAATGGCGCGGGCGAAAGCGCTACGCGAGTTGACCTGATGCACGGTTAACCCACGGGCGGTGAATTCGCGGTGTGCCTGCTGGAGTAAATCCAGCCTGTCGACAATAAAATAAAACTTCGGGATCACCTGCTTTTTCTGAAAGTAATCCGTCAGGAAGCGCACGTTATAGTACGCCAGCGCGGTTTTCCCGCTGCCCTGCGTATGCCAGATAATGCCTTTGTTGATACCGGCATTCAGTTTTCGCGCAATCGCTTTGGTGGCGAACAACTGCGGATAACGCATGATGTGCTTGTGCAGGCCGTCTGACTCGGCGACATACACCAACGCATAGCGCAAGATAAACGCCAGCCGCTCCCGGCTCAGCAGTGAGGTACAGATACGGTTCGTCGGCCGGTTATGATCTTTATTAGTCTGAAATTCAGGGTTGGTGCGAATCACTTCCAGGTTATTGTCTTTCAGCACCATGAGTTCCGCGTCATCCGTCAGCGGTTTTAGCAACGCCGTCAGATCAAAGGTTTCTTCTTCACGGAAGTAATTAAATACCGGTTCATGGTACGAGCTGCTGGCATAGAAAGCCCCCTGAATCGGTTCGGGATCGCTGTCATCGTACTTCATGTTATTGGAGAAGATCATGAACTGGGTGATGTTGGCGAAGCGTCTGAATTTAGGGTTCTGAAAGCGTTTACTGATACGTTCCCGTTCCGCCAGAATACCTTCCCGGTTATTGGGCTTCTTCACTTCAATGAAAACCAACGGCATTCCATTGATCAATAACGTGATGTCGGGGCGGAATTCTTCATCGCCATTGGCACAGGTGAGCTCGGTGACGACATGAAAACTGTTGTTGTTAAAATTTTCGAAGTCGATCAGTTTTACGTTGGAACGGTCGGTCAGCTTTTCAAAAAATGCACGGCCTAAATCTTCGTTATCCAGCAGGAGCTTGATGTCTTTAAACAGGCGACCAATATCGTCAGGGAGAATGGTGGGGTTAATTCTGGCGATAGCGGAAGTAAAAATATCAGGAAAGATGTTGGTGTCTTTATCCCAGCTTTGCTCTTTAAGCGACAGGTAGTGGTAACCCAATTTCATTAAATGAAGGATGGTTGGGATTTTAACGCGGGTATCTTCAGTGAATTTCATCGTATTCCCTGTTTTATCATGCGCGACTGTTCGGGCGTATTCGCTCAGGCCATGCAGCAGCTATCGCCTCAGAATGATTGGCAACGACGTTTGTTCGGTTTAGCTGCTATGTTACACGTTCCTTTTATGCCCACCGAACAGATTCGCATGCCTTTGCCTGCAAGCGACGACCGGGTAGACAAACCAGAGGTCAGTCCGCCATTTCACATGATCGGCAACGGGAAGGAAACTAGCGGAATAAGGAAGCCACCGAAAGATGATAAGACGCGCCGTTACCCCAGCGGCAGCGCCATGATAATCGCATCTTCCCGGCCGTTGGCGGTCGGGTAATAATCCCGCCGTACCGATACGTCGTTGAATCCCATGCTTTGATACAGCGCGATGGCGCGTACGTTGGAGGCGCGCACTTCCAGCCACAGCGTCAGCATACCGCGGTGTTCCAGCTCGGCGATCAGGTGTTCCAGCAACTGACGCCCGTAGCCGTGGCGTTGATGGTCGGGGGCGACGGTGATGTTGAACAGCGTAGCTTCATCCAGTACTACCTGGGTGATGGCATACGCCACCAACTGCTGGTCGTGACACAGTTTCAGGTTGAGGTAACGCTCGCCCTGATTGCTGATGAAGGTTTTTTCGCTCCACGGGACGGTGTGGCTTACGCATTCAATTTCAAACGCCCGCGGCAGGTCAGCCGCGGTCAGGGTAGAAATCATGTTCATGGTGACAAATCTGTTGCCACAGGGCGCGTTTCGCCCCGGCGTTGTGATAAAGCTCGGCCAGAGCCGGGCTGGTTAGTTGCACGCCGTCTAGCGCCAACGGGTCGGTGACGGGCGGCCCCAGCCACCAACTGTGGCAGCGGGTGTGCTCCGGCAGCATCTGTGCCTGACGCGGCGTCAGGCTGACTATCTGTTGCGAAGAGAGATTCAGGCTGCGCATCACATCCTGCAATAGCGGATCGTCGCTGGCGGGCAGCGGATCGGCGATGATCAGCAGCCGGGCGTCAGGCGGCAGGCTGACGGCGATTTCGCCTTTCAGCGCCGACGGACGACGCAAGGTCCACTGGGTGATCCCCAATTGCTGCAACAGCCAGTCCCGTCTTGATGTCATGCCTTACTCACTCTGCGCGCGATGGCGGTGCTTGATGATAGTGATGCACGATAATCTCAATGCTCGATTGTGCGGCGCTATGCTAACAAATCGCTGAACATGCGCCAACAAACCACTATAATCCTCGCTCAGTTTATTGAGGAGCCAGACCTGATGTCAGCATTAACCCCCGCCAGTGAAGTGATACTGCGCCACAGTGATGAATTTGTTTCTCGCCGGGTGCTGTTCGCCGGCGATCTGCAAGATTCGCTGCCCACGCATTTTGATGCCGCCGCCGTCACCGTACACACCACGCAGTATCATCACTGGCAGCAGTTGCAGCCGGTACTGGGCGACAACGTGCATTTCTCGCTGCTGGCGCAGGCGGAAACCGTGGCTGGGTGCGACACGCTGATCTACTACTGGCCGAAAAGCAAACAGGACGCGCAGTTCCAACTGTTCAACCTGCTGTCGCTGCTGCCGGTGGGCTGCGATATTTTCGTCGTCGGCGAGAACCGCAGCGGGGTGCGCAGCGCCGAAGGCATTCTGGAGTCGATCGCCGCCATCAATAAGATCGACAGCGCCCGCCGTTGCGGCCTGTATCATGGTCGTCTGGAAACGCAGCCTACGTTTGCGCTGGAGGACTGGTGGCTGGAGTATGACGTGGATGGTGTGCCGGTACACACGCTGCCGGGCGTATTCAGCCGCGAGGGGCTGGACACCGGCAGCCAGTTGCTGCTTTCGACGCTGGAACCGCATCGCAAGGGTAAAGTGCTGGATCTCGCCAGCGGCGCCGGGGTGTTGGCGGCGGCGTTTGCTCGCCTGTCGCCGAAAATCCGCCTGACGCTAAGTGATGTCGGCGCCGCCGCGTTGGAAGCAAGCCGGGCGACGCTGGCAGCCAATGGCCTGGAAGGGCAGGTGATCGCCAGCAACGCGTACTCGGATATTCAGGGGCGTTTTGATCTCATCATCTCCAACCCGCCGTTCCATGACGGCATGCAGACCAGTCTGCATGCGGCGGAAGTGATGATTCGCGGCGCCGCTTCTCACCTGAATCAGGACGGCGAACTGCGCATCGTCGCCAACGCCTTTCTGCCGTACCCGGCGCTGCTGGACGACACCTTCGGCAGTCACGAGGTGATTGCCCAGACCGGTCGTTTCCGCGTGTATCGCGCCGTGCTGCGTCGTAATAAAAACCGCTAGCACTCGCTGCCCGGCGTTCCTGCCGGGCGCGGTGCAACGTTCAGGCGTTATCGAGCGTCGCCATGCCTTCCTGTCCGTAGCGATCGCCCGCGGCTGCCTCCGGCGGGAAGATGGCGTTAATCTCATCCAGCTCGCGTGCCGTCAATGAAACCGACGGCGCGCCGACATTTTCCTCCAGATAGCGGCGGCGTTTGGTGCCGGGAATCGGCACCATGTGCTCACCCTGCGCCAGTACCCAGGCCAGCGCCAGCTGCGACGGCGTTACCGCTTTTTCCTGCGCCAGTTGCCTAATTTTGTCCACCAGTTGTAGGTTTTTAGCGAAGTTTTCGTCGCTGAAGCGCGGGTTGGCGAGTCGAAAATCGTCCGCGGCCAGATCGCTCCGCCGTTTGATGGCGCCGGTCAGAAAACCGCGTCCTAGCGGGCTGTAAGGCACAAAGCCGATACCCAGACGGCGACAAGTGGGAAGGATCTCCGCTTCCACATCCCGTGTCCACAATGAGTACTCGCTTTGCAGCGCGGTGATAGGGTGAACGCGGTGCGCGCGCTCCAGCGTGGCGGCGGAGGCCTCGCTCAGGCCGATATAACGAATCTTGCCTGCTTTAACCAGCAGGCCCAGCGCGCCGACGCTGTCTTCAATCGGCACCGCCGGGTCGATACGGTGCTGGTAGTAGAGATCGATGACCTCGACGCCCAAACGCGTCAGACTGCTTTCGACCGCCTGACGGATGTATTCCGGCCGGCCGCAGACGCCGCGCAGGTCCGGGTTGGCCGGGTCGCGCAGAATGCCGAATTTGGTAGCCAGAAAGACCTGTTCCCGCTTGCCCTTAATCGCTTTTCCTACCAGTTCCTCATTGGTATGCGGGCCGTACATATCGGCGGTGTCCAGCAGGGTGACGCCCAGCTCCAGCGCCCGATGCAGGGTGGCGATGGCTTCGGTTTCATCTTGCCCGGTGGAATAGAAATCGCTCATCCCCATGCAGCCGAGGCCGAGTGCCGATACCGTTGGCCCCTGTGGGCCCAGTTTTCGCTGTTGCATGTTCATTGCTCCGTGTTGTTCGCTTCGTTTATGCAGTGTGGTTGTTTGAGCCAAAAAGATAAATTCGCAGTTTTATGCAACACTGTTTGTAAAATACGAACAATGGAGCCGATGATGGATCAGGTTCAGGCTATGCGGGTGTTTGTGCGCATTGTGGAGGCGGAGAGTTTCAGCCGGGCGGCGGAAAAGCTGGGGCTGCCGCGCGCCACTGTCAGCCAGACGCTGAAACGACTGGAGCTGCGGCTGGGGGTTCGTCTGCTGCAACGCACTACCCGCCAGGTGCAGGTGACGGACGAAGGCTTGTTGTACTATCAGCGCTGTGTGCAGTTGCTGGCGGAAATTGAGGAAACGGACGCGCTGTTTTCCCATCAGCGTCAGCAGCCCAGCGGGCGGGTGCGAATTGACATGCCGCATTCGCTGGCCCGGCAAGTGGTGATCCCGTCATTGCCCGTGTTTTACCGCCGTTATCCGCAGATTTCGCTGATGCTGAGCACCAACGATGCCGCGATTAATGTGGTGCGCGAAGGCGTGGACTGCGTGCTGCGTGCCTGGCAGGTGGATGATGATTCGTTGGTAGCGCGTTCGCTGCCGCCGTTGTCGCAGGTTACTTGCGCTTCGGCCGCCTACTGCGCGGAATTTGGCGTACCTGACTCGCTGGAAGCGCTGACCTCGCACCGGATGGTGAGCTATTTTTCGCTGCGCACATCGCAGCGCTACCCGCTGGAGTTTATGCAACAGGGGCACGTTATCACCCGTTCGCTGCCAAGTCTGGTGGAAATCAACGGCACCGATGCCTATATCGCCGCCTGTCAGGCCGGAATGGGCATCATTCAGGCGCCTCGCTACGGTCTGGCGCCATTGCTGGCGAGCGGCGAGCTGGTGGAGATCCTGCCGCAGTTGCCGCCGCCCGATATGCCGCTGTATGTGATGTATCCCTCCGGGCGATTTCTGGCGCCGCGTATTCGGGTGGTTATCGAGTGGCTGGCGCAATGCTTCCATCAGGCGCCGTTTGTCTGAGTGTTGTTTTTTACGGCAAATGCCGCGGCGCGATGGAAATAATGATTGACGTCGGTGCGAAAATCTCTAGAATGCGCCTCCGTGGTGACATTATGTGACGTAATGTTGCGTGGTTTGCGAAGGTGGCGGAATTGGTAGACGCGCTAGCTTCAGGTGTTAGTGTCCTTCGGACGTGAGGGTTCAAGTCCCTCTCTTCGCACCAATTCACCACAGATTTGTATTTCACAGTACCTGCGAAGGTGGCGGAATTGGTAGACGCGCTAGCTTCAGGTGTTAGTGTCCTTCGGACGTGAGGGTTCAAGTCCCTCTCTTCGCACCACTGGGATACAAATCAAAACCTTGCAGTACCGAATATTGCAGTACCAAACGTAGTACACAGTGCGAAGGTGGCGGAATTGGTAGACGCGCTAGCTTCAGGTGTTAGTGTCCTTCGGACGTGAGGGTTCAAGTCCCTCTCTTCGCACCACTCGCTTCTTCCTCTCTATTTTTTTCCAGCACCGCAGTTCTTCTCATTGATAAAAGCAACAGCCTGCTTCTTTCATAAAATCAACAGTCTGCTTCTTTCCCCTGTTTTTGTGCGTGATGCCCGTTCAGGGTCGGCGTTACCATCCCTTTAGCGTGAGCGACAGCGCCGCCAGGCCGCCTGCCAGTGCAATGCAGGATGGCAGCAGCAGATAGTGACGCATACGGCGATGAAACAGCATGCTCAACGTGATCAGCATCGCCAGCGCGCAGATGTACTTCAGATGGGTCAGGCTTAATTCCGGCAGGGCCAACAACGGCATCAGCGCCGCTGGCAGCAATATGCCCCAGGCGCTGGACAGGCGTTTGCCAAAATACCAACTTATTCCCCATAGCCCGCAGGCGGCGATCATGGCGGTCAGCATTGCAGCCTCTTTTATTGATAATGATAACTAATATCATATATCAGATTCGCTGCTATACAACCGGTGACGCGTGATTTTTGTATCACCTGCCGTTTGGCGACGGCAGGTTTTTATGCCCGCAGAGGGTCAGGTGCGGCGCAGATAGTCGCGTACCAGCTGCAACATGTTCAACAGCGTGGCGGAGCGATCATGTTTGCGCCAGATAACGGCAATCTGCGTGGTGAGGTGCGGCGTGTTGGTGTCGTGATAGGTCACATTGCCGGTCTGGATGCTGGCCAGCGATTCGGGAACAAAGGTCACGCCAAAACCGGACGCCACCATGCTGATGGTGGCGGTGATATGCGGCGCCAGCGGGTTGATTTTGGGCTGGTAGCCCGACAGGTAGCAGGCGCGGACAATCAGGTCGTGCAGGCTGGGGCAGAGTTCGCGCGGGAAAATGATCAGCGGCTCATGCCGCAACTGCTCCAGATTGATTCGCGTTTGATCGCCGAACGGGTGGTTTTCCGGCAGCACCAGCCGCATCGGCTCGTCCGCCAGTAATTCGCCTTCAAATTCCTCGCCGATATCGCCTGGCAGGCGCACAAACGCAATGTCAGTGGTGCGGTTGCGCAGGCTCTCCAGAATCTCATGAATATGTTCTTCCCGCGGTTGCAGCCGGACGCTGGGATAATGCTGCCGGTAGCGGCGCAACAGCGTTAGCACCGCGGGGTGAAATGTCACCGCGCAGGAGAAGCCGACGTTGATCGCGCCGCTCTCCCCGCGGGCGATGCTGCGCACTCTCTCCACGGCCGAATCAGTCAGTTCCAGAATATGGCTGGCGTCCTGATACAGCGCTTCGCCGGCTTCCGTCATCTCCACGCCACGGGTCAGCCGCTTGAACAGCGGCGTGCCGATTTCCCGCTCAAGTTTTTGAATCTGCTGGCTTAACGGTGGCTGTGATATGCCGAGGCTTTCCGCCGCGCGGGTGAAATGCCGGGTTGAGGCCACTGCGACAAAATAGCGCAGGTAACGTAATTCCATATATTTTCGATCTCCAAACGGCCACATTTCTGTATTGGAACTTTGGTGTGACGACGGTCAATATTCAAGTGAAACATTAAATAAATTTAAGTTGATCATCGTCAGAAGGGAATGGATATGAAAGATGTTAACTGCGTCGACCCCTGTGTCAGGGAACTGACCAGCTTTGCACTTCATCATCAGAAACAGCATCCGGAGTGCGTTATTTATCAAACATCATTAATGAGTGGGCTTATTAATGGCGTTTATGAAGGTAACATTACTATGGAGGAACTTCTGAAACATGGCGATTTTGGATTAGGGACGTTTAATGATCTTGACGGTGAACTGGTGGCGCTTAACAGCCGCATCTTCCAGCTCCGTGAAGATGGCAGCGCGCGTGCAGCGCTGCCGTATCAGAAAACACCCTTCGCGGTAATGACCTTTTTCCGGCCGACGGAGCAGATCCGTTTCGGACAGGCCGCCAGCCGCGAAACGATTCATCAGCGCATTAATGACTTGATTGCAACAGACAATCTGTTTTGTGCCCTGCGGATAGATGGCCGCTTTAGCCACGTTGAAACCCGTACGGTACCTCGCCAGGAACGCCCTTATAAACCGATGTTGGAAGCGATTGCCCAACAGCCCACGTTCCATTTCGAACAGTGTCAGGGCAGCGTTGTCGGTTTCCGTAGTCCTGCCTATGTTCAGGGGATTAATGTTGCGGGTTATCACGAGCATTTCATCACTGATGACCGCAAAGGCGGCGGGCATATCCTTGATTATCGACTGGAAGAAGGCGTACTGACCTTTGGCTCAATCGCCAAACTGGTCATCGACCTTCCCCGCGACAGGGATTTCCTGAAAGCCAATTTATCCCCTGAAGATCTCGATAGCGTTATTCACTCCGTGGAGAGCTGAGGCGTCGAGCAGGTACTGAAAGCAAAAGCACAAGCATACTGTTATGCAGAGGATAAATATTATGGAAAATATGGATGGTCAACAGCATTGGTCTAGCGGTGCGGAGCTGATCGTAAAACATCTTGAGCAGCAAGGCGTCAACTATGTCTTCGGCATTCCTGGTGCAAAAGTCGATCGCGTGTTTGATTCGTTGGTGGATTCGCCAATCCAGACCATTCCTGTGCGCCATGAGGCCAATGGCGCCTTTATGGCGGCCGCAGTCGGCCGTCTTACCGGCAAGGCCGGCGTGACGCTGGTGACGTCGGGGCCCGGTTGTTCGAATCTGGTGACCGGGCTGGCTACCGCGACGGCGGAAGGTGACCCGATGGTGGCGCTGGGGGGCGCGGTCAAACGCGCCGACCGCCTGAAGCTGACCCATCAGAGCCTGGATACCGTTAGCTTGTTCCAGCCGGTGACCAAATACAGTGCTGAAATCACGGTGTCGTCCGCCATTTCAGAAGTAATGGCTAACGCCTTTCGCGCCGCTGAATTTGGCCGGCCGGGCGCGGCGTTTATCAGCCTGCCGGAAGATATTGTTAATGAACCGGTAGACAGTCCGATTCTGGCTCGAACCACGCTGCCAACCCTTAACAGCGCGCCGCATACGGATGTTGAACGGGTGGCCGGGCTGATAAAGAAAGCCAAAAATCCGATCCTGTTGCTGGGGCTGATGGCCAGCCAGCCGAAAAACGCCGAGGCGCTGCGCCGCTTGCTGCATCACAGCCGCCTGCCGGTGACCAGTACCTATCAGGCC is from Dickeya dianthicola NCPPB 453 and encodes:
- a CDS encoding type I restriction endonuclease subunit R, translated to MKFTEDTRVKIPTILHLMKLGYHYLSLKEQSWDKDTNIFPDIFTSAIARINPTILPDDIGRLFKDIKLLLDNEDLGRAFFEKLTDRSNVKLIDFENFNNNSFHVVTELTCANGDEEFRPDITLLINGMPLVFIEVKKPNNREGILAERERISKRFQNPKFRRFANITQFMIFSNNMKYDDSDPEPIQGAFYASSSYHEPVFNYFREEETFDLTALLKPLTDDAELMVLKDNNLEVIRTNPEFQTNKDHNRPTNRICTSLLSRERLAFILRYALVYVAESDGLHKHIMRYPQLFATKAIARKLNAGINKGIIWHTQGSGKTALAYYNVRFLTDYFQKKQVIPKFYFIVDRLDLLQQAHREFTARGLTVHQVNSRSAFARAIKATQVLHNHQGKAEITVVNIQKFKDDANVIATQDYDVNIQRVYFLDEVHRSYNPEGSFLANLSQSDTHAIKIGLTGTPLLGTDYNSRDLFGGYLHKYYYNASIADGYTLRLIREEIATNYRMVLQQALKDVEVRMGDVDRKQVYAHVSFVKPMLDYITTDFANSRGAHNDDTIGGMVICDSSEQAKQMFALFNASHADDAPPPAMLEAENEITPAHAAEPSAAYMATAREKRSIKRAALILHDVGTRQQRKDWVDEFKAGKIDLLFVYNMLLTGFDARRLKKLYLGRVIRRHNLLQALTRVNRPYKHFRYGYVVDFADIRQEFDATNKAYFEELQSELGDEMAHYSRLFKSQEEIRQEIDHIKDVLFHFDTDNAEIFTDQINQIQDRQTMLALKNALANAKSLYNLIRLQGNIEFLQALDFSKLNLLYREASHHLDLLNLQADLEQGADTSNLLNRALEEVIFKFVKIGEEELVLADKLKDTLRRTREALASNFDPQDPQFITLKEELERLFKKKKLSDVTQDEMVANISTLNKIHDRIKELNRQNTLLRQKYRGDAKYARTHKRLQERGGLSAPERKIFEALSDIKRDADEKVLNNSQILNNESYFEQQMVSCVIEHFEDRHHITLTAQAATEINRLIVTEYLNEFNTGARTW
- the rimI gene encoding ribosomal protein S18-alanine N-acetyltransferase, encoding MNMISTLTAADLPRAFEIECVSHTVPWSEKTFISNQGERYLNLKLCHDQQLVAYAITQVVLDEATLFNITVAPDHQRHGYGRQLLEHLIAELEHRGMLTLWLEVRASNVRAIALYQSMGFNDVSVRRDYYPTANGREDAIIMALPLG
- a CDS encoding DNA polymerase III subunit psi; amino-acid sequence: MTSRRDWLLQQLGITQWTLRRPSALKGEIAVSLPPDARLLIIADPLPASDDPLLQDVMRSLNLSSQQIVSLTPRQAQMLPEHTRCHSWWLGPPVTDPLALDGVQLTSPALAELYHNAGAKRALWQQICHHEHDFYPDRG
- the rsmC gene encoding 16S rRNA (guanine(1207)-N(2))-methyltransferase RsmC; its protein translation is MSALTPASEVILRHSDEFVSRRVLFAGDLQDSLPTHFDAAAVTVHTTQYHHWQQLQPVLGDNVHFSLLAQAETVAGCDTLIYYWPKSKQDAQFQLFNLLSLLPVGCDIFVVGENRSGVRSAEGILESIAAINKIDSARRCGLYHGRLETQPTFALEDWWLEYDVDGVPVHTLPGVFSREGLDTGSQLLLSTLEPHRKGKVLDLASGAGVLAAAFARLSPKIRLTLSDVGAAALEASRATLAANGLEGQVIASNAYSDIQGRFDLIISNPPFHDGMQTSLHAAEVMIRGAASHLNQDGELRIVANAFLPYPALLDDTFGSHEVIAQTGRFRVYRAVLRRNKNR
- a CDS encoding aldo/keto reductase, with protein sequence MQQRKLGPQGPTVSALGLGCMGMSDFYSTGQDETEAIATLHRALELGVTLLDTADMYGPHTNEELVGKAIKGKREQVFLATKFGILRDPANPDLRGVCGRPEYIRQAVESSLTRLGVEVIDLYYQHRIDPAVPIEDSVGALGLLVKAGKIRYIGLSEASAATLERAHRVHPITALQSEYSLWTRDVEAEILPTCRRLGIGFVPYSPLGRGFLTGAIKRRSDLAADDFRLANPRFSDENFAKNLQLVDKIRQLAQEKAVTPSQLALAWVLAQGEHMVPIPGTKRRRYLEENVGAPSVSLTARELDEINAIFPPEAAAGDRYGQEGMATLDNA
- a CDS encoding LysR family transcriptional regulator, which gives rise to MDQVQAMRVFVRIVEAESFSRAAEKLGLPRATVSQTLKRLELRLGVRLLQRTTRQVQVTDEGLLYYQRCVQLLAEIEETDALFSHQRQQPSGRVRIDMPHSLARQVVIPSLPVFYRRYPQISLMLSTNDAAINVVREGVDCVLRAWQVDDDSLVARSLPPLSQVTCASAAYCAEFGVPDSLEALTSHRMVSYFSLRTSQRYPLEFMQQGHVITRSLPSLVEINGTDAYIAACQAGMGIIQAPRYGLAPLLASGELVEILPQLPPPDMPLYVMYPSGRFLAPRIRVVIEWLAQCFHQAPFV
- a CDS encoding DUF1435 domain-containing protein encodes the protein MLTAMIAACGLWGISWYFGKRLSSAWGILLPAALMPLLALPELSLTHLKYICALAMLITLSMLFHRRMRHYLLLPSCIALAGGLAALSLTLKGW
- a CDS encoding LysR family transcriptional regulator, translating into MELRYLRYFVAVASTRHFTRAAESLGISQPPLSQQIQKLEREIGTPLFKRLTRGVEMTEAGEALYQDASHILELTDSAVERVRSIARGESGAINVGFSCAVTFHPAVLTLLRRYRQHYPSVRLQPREEHIHEILESLRNRTTDIAFVRLPGDIGEEFEGELLADEPMRLVLPENHPFGDQTRINLEQLRHEPLIIFPRELCPSLHDLIVRACYLSGYQPKINPLAPHITATISMVASGFGVTFVPESLASIQTGNVTYHDTNTPHLTTQIAVIWRKHDRSATLLNMLQLVRDYLRRT
- the budA gene encoding acetolactate decarboxylase, producing the protein MDMKDVNCVDPCVRELTSFALHHQKQHPECVIYQTSLMSGLINGVYEGNITMEELLKHGDFGLGTFNDLDGELVALNSRIFQLREDGSARAALPYQKTPFAVMTFFRPTEQIRFGQAASRETIHQRINDLIATDNLFCALRIDGRFSHVETRTVPRQERPYKPMLEAIAQQPTFHFEQCQGSVVGFRSPAYVQGINVAGYHEHFITDDRKGGGHILDYRLEEGVLTFGSIAKLVIDLPRDRDFLKANLSPEDLDSVIHSVES